A window of Pelomonas sp. SE-A7 genomic DNA:
CGCGGCCTCGGGCACGATCACGCAATTGGTGCCACCGTCGCTGGTGCTGGTGGTGCTGGCCGACCAGCTCGGCCGCTCGGTCGGTGACATGTACAAGGGCGCCTGGGGCCCGTCCATCCTGCAGGTCGTGATCTTCGCGCTCTACACCTTCGTGCTGACGCGCCTCAAGCCGCACCACCTGCCGGGCGTGCCCAAGGAAGCGCGCACGCTGCAAGGCTGGGCGCTGTGGGCCAAGTGCCTGCGCGGCATCATCCCCTCGGCAATCCTGATCTTTGCCGTGCTGGGCAGCATGGGCGGCCTGCCGGGCATCAACACCGCCATCTGCACGCCGACCGAGGCCGGCGCCATGGGTGCCGTGGGCGCCTTCATCCTGGCGGCCATGCACAAGAGGCTGACCTGGCCACTGGTCAAGGAAGCCATGATTGGCACCATGCGCATCACCGCCATGGTGGTCTTCATCCTGATCGGCTCGCGCACCTTCTCGCTGGTCTTCCAGGGTGTGGAAGGCGGAGTCTGGATCGAGCACATGCTGTCCACTCTGCCTGGCGGCCAGACCGGCTTCCTGATCGCGGTCAACGTCTTCATCTTCTTCCTGGCCTTCTTCCTCGACTTCTTCGAGATCGCCTTCATCATCCTGCCCTTCCTGGGCCCGGTGGCCGACAAGATGGGCATAGACCTGGTCTGGTTCGGCGTGATGCTGTGCGTCAACATGCAGACCAGCTTCATGCACCCGCCCTTCGGCTTTGCGCTGTTCTACCTGCGCGGCATCGCGGACACGCTGTTCAAGAACGGCAGCCTGCCCAAGAAAGTCGAGTCCAGCGACATCTACATGGGCTCTATCCCCTGGGTGTTCATGCAGCTGATCTTGGTGGCCATCGTGATCTTCTTCCCGGTCACCGTGACGGCCTTCCTGGAGAAGGAGAAGGCGGTCGACATGAACAAGGCGGCCGAGATGCTGCAGAACATCGACGGCGGCCGCAGCGAGGACAAGCAGGACGACTTCAGTCAGATGTTCAAGGCCGACGGCGCGGCGTCGGCTGCATCGGCGCCGGCATCGGGCGCCTCGTCGGCCACCCAGGCCGAAGAGGATCCGGCCGAAGCCATCCGGCGTGCCCTGCAGCAGGAAGCCGGCAAGAAGTAGTCAAGCGGACGGGCCTGGTTGGCCCGCCCATGAAAAACGGGCGCCATGGCGCCCGTTTTCTTGCCAAGCACTAGGGCTCAGAACTTCTGCGACTGCATGAAGTCGTCGAAGCCGGCTTCGGCGATCTTGAACCACAGATTCTGGTCGCGGCGGAACACGGCCATGTCCTCGTAGACCTTCTTCCAGTTCGGATTCTTGGCCGACAGCTCGCTGTAGATCGCCATCGATTCCTTGAAGGCGGTTTCCATCACGTCGCGCGGGAACTTGAACAGCTTGGTACCCGAGCCGACCAGTTCCTTCAGCGCGCCGGGGTTCTTGGCGTCGTACTTGGCCTGCATGTCCACATGGGCCATGGCAGAAGCCGCCTCGACCACGGCCTTGTACTCGGCCGAGAGCGAGTCGAAAGCCTTGGTGTTGATGAAGAAGTCCAGCTGCGGGCCGCCTTCCCACCAGCCGGGGAAGTAGTAGTTCGGCGCGACCTTGTTGAAGCCCAGCTTCTTGTCGTCATAGGGGCCGACCCATTCGGCGGCGTCAATCGTGCCCTTCTCCAGCGCCGAGTAGATCTCGCCGCCAGGGATGTTCTGCGGCACGCCGCCCATGCGCTCCAGCACGCGGCCGGCGAAGCCGCCGATGCGCATCTTCAGGCCCTTGATGTCGGCGATGGACTTGATCTCCTTGCGGTACCAGCCACCCATCTGGGCGCCGGTGTTGCCGCCCAGGAAGTTGATGATGTTGTAGTTCCGGTAGAACTCGCGCATCAGCTTCAGGCCATTGCCTTCAACCATCCAGGCGGTCATCTGGCGGCTGTTCAGGCCAAACGGCACGGCACAGCCCAGGGCAAAGGTCTCGTCCTTGCCGAAGAAGTAGTACGGGGCCGTATGGGCCATCTCGACGGTGCCGTTCTGCACGCCGTCCACCACACCGAACGCGGGCATCAGCTCGCCGCCGGCATGGACCGAGATCTGGAACTTGCCGCCGGTCATCTCGCTGACCTTCTTGGCGAACACGTCGGCGGCACCAAAGATGGTGTCCAGCGACTTGGGGAAGCTCGAGGCCAGGCGCCACTTGATGTTGGCCTGGGCATGAACGATGGCCGGTGCAGCACCGGCGGCCAGCACGCCGGCAATACCGGCGCTGCGAACAAAGGAACGACGCTCCATCTCTCTTGTCTCCTGATGTGGGAATGCGGTCGAAAGCCGACCGATTCTAGGAGTCGGGCTTGACCCCGATTTCACCGGGGAAACCCGCGCGAGAAAGCGCCGCGAGCGTAAGCCGAGCGTCAGTCAGCTGCCGGCCAGCTTCATGCGCTCGATCAGCACCGAGCCAATCGTCTTGGTGCCCAGCGTGTACTGGTCGGTGCCAATGCCGACGATGCGCTGGAACATGTCCTTGAGATTGCCGGCGATGGTGACCTCGTGGACCGGGTAGGCGATCTCGCCGTTCTCGACCCAATAGCCGCTGGCGCCGCGCGAATAGTCGCCGGTCACGTAGTTGACGCCCTGCCCCATCAGCTCGGTCACGAACAGGCCACGGCCCATGCGGCGCAGCATGGTCTTGAGGTCGTCGCCAGGCGCCGTCATGCGGCTCTTCATCACCAGGTTGTGCGAGCCGCCGGCATGGCCGGTGGTGCGCAGGCCCAGCTTGCGGGCCGAATAGGTGGACAGGAAATAGCCCTGCAGCACACCGGCCTCGACCACGCTGCGGGCGCGGGTCACCACGCCTTCGTCGTCAAAGGGCGAGCTGCCCTTGCCCTTGAGCACATGCGGGTCTTCGTCCACGTCGATATGCGAGGCCAGCACCAGCGTGCCCAGGCTGTCGAGCAGGAAGCTCGCCTTGCGGTAGAGCGCGCCGCCACTGGTGGCCTGCACCAGGGCACCGAGCAGGCCGGCCGCCACCGTGCTTTCGAACAGGATGGGCACCTCGGCCGTCTTGACCTTGCGGGCCTTCAGCCGCGACAGCGCGCGCTCGGCGGCATAGCGGCCCACGGCCTCGGGCTTGGCCAGATCCAGCGCGTCGCGCATCGAGCTGTACCAGGCATCGCGCTGCATGCCGGCACCGCGTCCGGCTATTGGAGCGACCGAGATCGAATGCCGCGAGCTGGCATAGCCACCGCGGAAGCCGCGGCTGTTGCCGGTAATGAAATGCGATTGCTGGGCCGAGACGGCCGCGCCTTCGGAATTGGTGATGCGCGCATCGGTGGCGAAGGTCGCTGCCTCGCAGCGCAGGGCCAGGCCGGCGGCTTTCTCGGCCGTGATGTCCCAGGGATGGAACAGGTCCAGCTCGGGCCGGGCCGCCACGTCCAGCGACAGATCCTGCTCATCGGGCAGGCCGGCCACCGGGTCTTCGGCCGTGAAGCGGGCGATGTCGAAGGCCGCCCTCACCGTGTCCTTGATCGCCTGAGCCGAGAAGTCCGAGGTGCTGGCATTGCCACGGCGCTGACCCAGGTAGACCGAGATGCCCAGCGACTTGTCACGGTTGCGTTCCACGTTCTCCAGGTCGCCCTTGCGCACCGAGACCGACAGGCCGCAGCCCTCCGAGACTTCGGCCCCGGCGTCGCTGGCGCCCAGGCGCTTGGCCTCCCCCAGTGCATCCTCTACCAGCTGGCGGAACTGGTCCTGGCTGTAGGCGAAACCATGGGTGGCGGAGGACGTCTTGGAGGTGGACATGAAAAGCTGGGGCGAGGTGGGGCGCTTATCATACGGGCCCGTTGTTCCCCTGAGCCCCAGCGCGTTCTAGCTCCCCCACCATGCGACATCACGAAGCCGAACCGGCGTTCGAAGACGACGATTTCGATCGTCCCAGCAAGAGCCAGAAGAAGCGCGACATGCACGACCTGCAGTCGCTGGGCGAAGACCTGCTGACCCTGCCGGCCAGCCGGGTCGAGCCGCTGAACCTGCCCGAGATCCTGCTGGATGCGGTGCAGGCGGCCAAGAAGATCACCAATTTCGAAGGCCGGCGCCGCCAGATGCAATACATCGGCAAGCTGATGCGCCGCATCGACCCGGAGCCCATCCGCGAGGCCGTGGCCGCCTTCAAACTGGGCCATGCCCAGGACAGCCTGGCCCTGCACCAGGCCGAGCGCTGGCGCGAACGGCTGATCGAGAACGACGCGGCGCTGCAGGAATTCATCGCCGAGTTTCCCGGCATCGACGTGCAGCAGCTGCGCAACCTGGTCCGCGCCGCACGCAAGGATGCGGCCGGCGTTCCCGAAAAGCGCAATGGCCGCGCCTTCCGCGAGCTGTTCCAGCTGGTCAAGTCCACGCTGAAAGCAGCGCCTGACGAGACAGACGAGGCAGCCGACGATGAGTGAGGCGGGCCACGATGCGGTCCGCATCGGCATCGTCTCCATCAGCGACCGCGCCTCCACCGGCGTCTACGAAGACAAGGGTCTGCCTTCGCTGAAGGACTGGCTGACGGCCGCCCTGCTGAACCCCATCGAGTTCCAGCCACGCCTGATCCCCGACGAGCGCGAGCAGATCGCCGCCACATTGCGGGAACTGGTCGATGAGGCCCGCTGCGACCTGGTGCTGACCACCGGTGGCACTGGCCCTTCGCCGCGCGACGTGACGCCAGAAGCCACGCTGGACGTGGCCGAGCGCGAGATGCCGGGTTTCGGCGAGCAGATGCGCCAGATCTCACTGCACTTCGTGCCTACGGCCATCCTTTCGCGCCAGGTCGCCGTGATACGCGGCCGGACCCTGATCATCAATCTTCCGGGCCAGCCCAAGGCCATTGCCGAGACCCTCTCCGGCCACGAGAAGGCCAGCGGCATCTTCGCCGCTGTGCCCTATTGCCTGGACCTGATCGGCGGCCCCTACCTCGAAACCCGCGAGGAGGTCTGCAAGGCCTTCCGCCCCAAATCCGCATTGCGAGCCACGAAATGAAGATCACCAAAGACACCGTCGCCACCCTGCACCTGAAGGTGGCCGACGCCAAGGGAATGCTGATCGAGGCCTCCAAGGAGCCCATGGCCTGCCTGATCGGCGGCTACGGCAATACCTTGCCGGCCATTGAGGAAGCGCTGGAAGGCCAGGAGGCCGGTTTCCAGGCCACGCTGAACCTGAGCGTCGAGCAGGCCTTCGGCCCGCGTGACGAAAACCTGGTGCGACTGCTCGCCAAGAAGGACTTCCCGCCCGGCGTCAAGGTCGGCGGCCAGCTGGAGCTGCGCGAAAGCGCCAACGGCGAGTTCAAGCTCTACAACGTGGTCAAGGTCAAGGGCGACACCGTCCACCTGGACGGCAACCATCCGCTGGCCGGCATGGCCTTGAAGGTGATGCTCAAGGTCGCCTCGGTGCGCGCCGCCTCGGCCGAAGAAGTGGCCCATGGCCACGCGCACGGCGACCACGGGGTCCATCACTAAGTCAGGCTATTTGCTGACCAGCTGATTCAGCTTGTCGGCCTCGAAGCTCTCGGTCAGCGCGGCATCGGTAGGCACGCAGTCTTTGCGTGCCGCGCCGGCCGACAGGGTCTCGATGGCCTTCCACAGCATGGCGATCTGGTGCTCATGGCCGGCGGCGTTGTCGATCAGGCCCTTCATGGCCTGGGCGACCGGATCGTCACCCGCGGTGACGCCATAGGCCGAGAAGCCCATCTTGGCCGCCGCCTCCTCGCGGATCGCATCGGCCTGGGCCTCGATGATGCGAGCCGGGTTGCCCACGGCCGTCGCGCCTGCAGGCACAGGCCGCGTCACCACGGCCCCAGATCCCACACGGGCGCCGGCACCGACCGTGAAACCGCCCAGCACACAGGCGTTGGCACCGACGATCACACCGGCCTCCAGCGTCGGATGGCGCTTGGCACCCTTGACCAGGGCCGTACCTCCCAGGGTCACGCCCTGGTAGATAGTGCAGCCGTCGCCCACCTCGGCCATCTCGCCGATGACGATGCCCATGCCGTGGTCGATGAAGACCCGGCGGCCAATGGTGGCGCCCGGGTGGATCTCGATGCCGGTCAGGAAGCGGCCGAAGTTGGACAAGGCCCGGCCGGTCCACTTGAGGCCATGGGTCCAGCACCAGTGCGAGAGCCGGTGCAGATGCAGCGCATGCAGGCCCGGATAACAGGTCAGCACCTCCCAGGTCGACCGGGCAGCCGGATCGCGCTCGAGGATGCAGGCAATGTCTTCGCGGAGGCGCTGGAACATGGTGGTGGACCTGGGTCCTGACAGAGGGCTGGCCAGTGTAGCGACCGGTATCAACCCTTGCCGGAACCTGCCTTGCCTGCTTTCAGCATGCTCCGTGCCACGCCACGCAGGATGTGGACTTCCTCGGCCGTCAGCTCGGCCCGGTTGAACAGCTGGTTCAGCCGCGGCATCAGCTTCTTGGGCGCGGCCGGGTCCAGATAGCCTATGGCCTCCAGGCCCTGCTGAAGATGGTCGAGCAGGCCCTGGACTGCCTGGCCGTCGGCCAGTTGCGGATCTGAAGTCCGAGGTTCGACGGCGAAACCACCCAGCGCCTGGCGCAGGTCGTAGGCCAGCAGCTGCACGGCCTGGGCCAGGTTCAGCGAGCCGTAGTCGGGATGGGTGGGAATGGAGAGCACCGCGTGGCAGCGGTAGACGTCCTCGTTGCTCATGCCATAGCGCTCGGAGCCGAACACCAGGCCCAGCTTGTGGCTGCCGGCAGCCAGCTCAGTGAACAGCGAGCGCGGCTCTCGCGTCGGTGGTCCGAAGTCCCGCGGCGTCATCGCCGTGGCACAGGCAAAGCTGACGCCGTCCAGCGCCTCGGCCAGCGTGTCGACGATGCGGGCCCGGGCCAGGATGTCGGCCGCGCCGCTGGCCATGGCCACGGTTTCCTCCTGGCACAGCACATCGGCAAAACGCGGCTGTACCAGCACCAGCTCGGAGAAGCCCATCACCTTCATGGCCCGGGCGGCGGCGCCCACATTGCCCGGGTGGCTGGTCTGGATCAGGATGAATCGTGTGGAATCCACGGCGCGGGTCATGGGCTCTCGGCTAAAATGCCGCGATTATCCGTGGCCCCATGCCGCTCCTGCGGCGCCACGACGCTCTTTTCCTCCGCCAGTCCACCTCACCCTTTCTCACGATCCAGGGTCCCCAAGCATGTCGCAGCAAGCCACTCTCCATCCCATGCTCAATGTCGCCGTCAAGGCGGCGCGTGCAGCCGGTGCCATCATCAACCGCGCCTCGCTGGACCTGGACATCCTGAAGATCAACAGCAAGTCGCCCAACGACTTCGTCACCGAGGTGGACCACGCGGCCGAAGAGGCCATCATCGACACCCTGCTGCAGGCCTACCCTGACCACGGCATCCTGGCCGAAGAGTCCGGCCGCACGCGCGGCAACAAGCATTCCGAATTCGTCTGGATCATCGATCCGCTGGACGGCACGACCAACTTCATCCACGGCTTCCCGGTCTATGCCGTGTCCATCGCGCTGTCGCACCGCGGCGTGATCCAGCAGGCCGTGGTCTATGACCCGGCTCGCAACGACCTGTTCTATGCCACCAAGGGCCGCGGCGCCTTCCTGAACGACAAGCGCCTGCGCGTCTCCAAGCGCACCCGCATGGGCGACGCCCTGATCGGCACCGGCTTCCCGTTCCGCAAGGGCGACAACTTCAAGCGCTATGTGAAGATGTTCGAGGAGGTCATGCAGCAATGCGCCGGCCTGCGCCGCCCGGGCGCCGCCTCGCTGGACCTCTGCTACGTGGCCGCCGGCTACTACGACGCCTTCTTCGAAACCGGCCTGCAGCCCTGGGACCTGGCGGCCGGCTCGCTGATCATCACCGAGGCCGGTGGCCTGATCGGCAACTTCACCGGCGAGAGCGACTACCTGCATCAGCGTGAGGTCGTGGCCGGCAACCCCAAGATCTATGGCCAGATGGTCCAGATCCTGGCGCCCTACACCCGCGTGATCAAGGCTGAGGACGAAGCCGCTGCAACGCCCGCCGAAAAGCCGGCCAAGACGGCTGCCGATACGGTGGCCGACGCCGCAGCCCCCAAGAAGCGCGCGCCGGTGCGCATCAAGAAGACGGACGACGGCGCCCCGGTCTAATAAACTCCGCCGCCACGACTCCCAGCAAAGCCCTCGGTCGAGGGCTTTGTTCATTGCACGTCCGATTTCTGCCTCGATGAGCCCAGCCGCCGCCCCAGCCGACTTCAGCGCCCACACCCCGGTGATGGCCCAGTACCTGCGCCTGAAAGCGGCGCATCCGGACGACCTGGTGTTCTTCCGCATGGGCGACTTCTACGAGGTGTTCTACGACGACGCCCGCAAGGCCAACCAGCTGCTGGACATCACGCTGACCACGCGCGGCCAGAGTGCCGGCGAGCCGGTGGTGATGGCCGGCGTGCCAGTGCATGCGCTGGAGAGCTACCTGGCCAAGCTGATCAAGCTGGGGGTTGCCGTCGCAATTGCGGAGCAAGTCGGCGATGTGGCCACCAGCAAAGGCCCAGTCGAACGCAAGATCGTCCGCGTGGTCACGCCGGGCACGGTCACCGACTCCGAGCTATTGGCCGACAAGCAGGACTCCATCCTGCTGGCCGTGTCCAGCCACGGCAAGAGCTTCGGCCTGGCCTGGCTGTCGCTGACCCAGGGCCAGATCGGCCTTTCGGAATGCAAGGAAGCCGAGCTGGGCTCCTGGCTGGCGCGACTGTCGCCCGCCGAGGTGCTGGTGGACCGTGAACGTCAGCCGGGCGCCGTGCTCGCCGCACGACTCCCGATCACCAACCGGCCGTCCTGGCAGTTCGACACCCAGCTCGGCAGCCGCAAGCTGTGCGAGCAGTTGGGCGTGGCCAGCCTGGCCGGCTTCAATGCGCAGGAACTGACGGCCGCGCAAGCTGCAGCCGCCGCGCTGCTCAGCTTCGCCGAGCACACGCAGGGCCGCGCCCTTGCCCATGTGCGCAGCCTGCAGGTGCAGCGCTCGGGCGAGCTGCTGGACCTTCCGCCGGCCACCCAGCGCAACCTGGAGCTGACCCAGACCCTGCGCGGCGAAACCTCACCGACCCTGCTCTCGCTTTTGGACTCCTGCCGCACCGGCATGGGCAGCCGCGCTATGCGCCACTGGCTGCTGCACCCCAAGCGCGAACGCGCCGAGGCCATGGCTCGCCACGGCGCCATCGATGCATTCCTGCACAGCGGCTTCGAGCGGCTGCGCGAGTCCATGCGCCATGTCTCCGACGTGGAGCGCATTGCCGCCCGCACCGCTCTGCGCCAGGTCAGGCCGCGCGAGCTGACCGGCCTGCGGGCCACCCTGCAGACCCTGCCCCAGCTGATGTCCACCCTGCCCGCCGGCAGCCCACTCATCGATGAACTGTCTGCCGGCCTGGCCGCTTCGCCGCACATCGAGGAACTGCTGCGCCGCGCCATCGCCGAAGAGCCGGCCGTGCTGATGCGCGACGGCGGTGTCATCGCCACGGGCTTCGACACCGAGCTGGACGAGCTGCGCGGCATCCAGGAAAACTGCGACGCGTTCCTGCTGGACCTTGAGACCCGCGAGCGGGCCCGCACCGGCATCGCCAATCTGCGCGTCCAGTACAACAAGGTCCATGGCTTCTACATCGAGGTCACGCAAGGCCAGGTCGACAAGGTGCCGATGGACTACCAGCGCCGCCAGACCTTGAAGAACGCCGAGCGCTACATCACGCCCGAGCTCAAG
This region includes:
- a CDS encoding TRAP transporter large permease subunit, with protein sequence MAMENFPPLMFAGLIAIMLIGFPVAFSLAALGLACGFFAVSQGWFPPEFMAALPQNVFGILSNDLLLAIPFFTMMGSLLEKCGLAEDMLDSMGQLFGPVRGGLGYSVIIVGFILGAITGTVAGQVIAMAMISLPVMMRYGYNMRYATGVLAASGTITQLVPPSLVLVVLADQLGRSVGDMYKGAWGPSILQVVIFALYTFVLTRLKPHHLPGVPKEARTLQGWALWAKCLRGIIPSAILIFAVLGSMGGLPGINTAICTPTEAGAMGAVGAFILAAMHKRLTWPLVKEAMIGTMRITAMVVFILIGSRTFSLVFQGVEGGVWIEHMLSTLPGGQTGFLIAVNVFIFFLAFFLDFFEIAFIILPFLGPVADKMGIDLVWFGVMLCVNMQTSFMHPPFGFALFYLRGIADTLFKNGSLPKKVESSDIYMGSIPWVFMQLILVAIVIFFPVTVTAFLEKEKAVDMNKAAEMLQNIDGGRSEDKQDDFSQMFKADGAASAASAPASGASSATQAEEDPAEAIRRALQQEAGKK
- a CDS encoding TRAP transporter substrate-binding protein, with translation MERRSFVRSAGIAGVLAAGAAPAIVHAQANIKWRLASSFPKSLDTIFGAADVFAKKVSEMTGGKFQISVHAGGELMPAFGVVDGVQNGTVEMAHTAPYYFFGKDETFALGCAVPFGLNSRQMTAWMVEGNGLKLMREFYRNYNIINFLGGNTGAQMGGWYRKEIKSIADIKGLKMRIGGFAGRVLERMGGVPQNIPGGEIYSALEKGTIDAAEWVGPYDDKKLGFNKVAPNYYFPGWWEGGPQLDFFINTKAFDSLSAEYKAVVEAASAMAHVDMQAKYDAKNPGALKELVGSGTKLFKFPRDVMETAFKESMAIYSELSAKNPNWKKVYEDMAVFRRDQNLWFKIAEAGFDDFMQSQKF
- the pmbA gene encoding metalloprotease PmbA; its protein translation is MSTSKTSSATHGFAYSQDQFRQLVEDALGEAKRLGASDAGAEVSEGCGLSVSVRKGDLENVERNRDKSLGISVYLGQRRGNASTSDFSAQAIKDTVRAAFDIARFTAEDPVAGLPDEQDLSLDVAARPELDLFHPWDITAEKAAGLALRCEAATFATDARITNSEGAAVSAQQSHFITGNSRGFRGGYASSRHSISVAPIAGRGAGMQRDAWYSSMRDALDLAKPEAVGRYAAERALSRLKARKVKTAEVPILFESTVAAGLLGALVQATSGGALYRKASFLLDSLGTLVLASHIDVDEDPHVLKGKGSSPFDDEGVVTRARSVVEAGVLQGYFLSTYSARKLGLRTTGHAGGSHNLVMKSRMTAPGDDLKTMLRRMGRGLFVTELMGQGVNYVTGDYSRGASGYWVENGEIAYPVHEVTIAGNLKDMFQRIVGIGTDQYTLGTKTIGSVLIERMKLAGS
- the yjgA gene encoding ribosome biogenesis factor YjgA, producing MRHHEAEPAFEDDDFDRPSKSQKKRDMHDLQSLGEDLLTLPASRVEPLNLPEILLDAVQAAKKITNFEGRRRQMQYIGKLMRRIDPEPIREAVAAFKLGHAQDSLALHQAERWRERLIENDAALQEFIAEFPGIDVQQLRNLVRAARKDAAGVPEKRNGRAFRELFQLVKSTLKAAPDETDEAADDE
- the mog gene encoding molybdopterin adenylyltransferase: MSEAGHDAVRIGIVSISDRASTGVYEDKGLPSLKDWLTAALLNPIEFQPRLIPDEREQIAATLRELVDEARCDLVLTTGGTGPSPRDVTPEATLDVAEREMPGFGEQMRQISLHFVPTAILSRQVAVIRGRTLIINLPGQPKAIAETLSGHEKASGIFAAVPYCLDLIGGPYLETREEVCKAFRPKSALRATK
- a CDS encoding FKBP-type peptidyl-prolyl cis-trans isomerase, translating into MKITKDTVATLHLKVADAKGMLIEASKEPMACLIGGYGNTLPAIEEALEGQEAGFQATLNLSVEQAFGPRDENLVRLLAKKDFPPGVKVGGQLELRESANGEFKLYNVVKVKGDTVHLDGNHPLAGMALKVMLKVASVRAASAEEVAHGHAHGDHGVHH
- the cysE gene encoding serine O-acetyltransferase; its protein translation is MFQRLREDIACILERDPAARSTWEVLTCYPGLHALHLHRLSHWCWTHGLKWTGRALSNFGRFLTGIEIHPGATIGRRVFIDHGMGIVIGEMAEVGDGCTIYQGVTLGGTALVKGAKRHPTLEAGVIVGANACVLGGFTVGAGARVGSGAVVTRPVPAGATAVGNPARIIEAQADAIREEAAAKMGFSAYGVTAGDDPVAQAMKGLIDNAAGHEHQIAMLWKAIETLSAGAARKDCVPTDAALTESFEADKLNQLVSK
- a CDS encoding RNA methyltransferase encodes the protein MTRAVDSTRFILIQTSHPGNVGAAARAMKVMGFSELVLVQPRFADVLCQEETVAMASGAADILARARIVDTLAEALDGVSFACATAMTPRDFGPPTREPRSLFTELAAGSHKLGLVFGSERYGMSNEDVYRCHAVLSIPTHPDYGSLNLAQAVQLLAYDLRQALGGFAVEPRTSDPQLADGQAVQGLLDHLQQGLEAIGYLDPAAPKKLMPRLNQLFNRAELTAEEVHILRGVARSMLKAGKAGSGKG
- a CDS encoding inositol monophosphatase family protein gives rise to the protein MSQQATLHPMLNVAVKAARAAGAIINRASLDLDILKINSKSPNDFVTEVDHAAEEAIIDTLLQAYPDHGILAEESGRTRGNKHSEFVWIIDPLDGTTNFIHGFPVYAVSIALSHRGVIQQAVVYDPARNDLFYATKGRGAFLNDKRLRVSKRTRMGDALIGTGFPFRKGDNFKRYVKMFEEVMQQCAGLRRPGAASLDLCYVAAGYYDAFFETGLQPWDLAAGSLIITEAGGLIGNFTGESDYLHQREVVAGNPKIYGQMVQILAPYTRVIKAEDEAAATPAEKPAKTAADTVADAAAPKKRAPVRIKKTDDGAPV
- the mutS gene encoding DNA mismatch repair protein MutS; amino-acid sequence: MSPAAAPADFSAHTPVMAQYLRLKAAHPDDLVFFRMGDFYEVFYDDARKANQLLDITLTTRGQSAGEPVVMAGVPVHALESYLAKLIKLGVAVAIAEQVGDVATSKGPVERKIVRVVTPGTVTDSELLADKQDSILLAVSSHGKSFGLAWLSLTQGQIGLSECKEAELGSWLARLSPAEVLVDRERQPGAVLAARLPITNRPSWQFDTQLGSRKLCEQLGVASLAGFNAQELTAAQAAAAALLSFAEHTQGRALAHVRSLQVQRSGELLDLPPATQRNLELTQTLRGETSPTLLSLLDSCRTGMGSRAMRHWLLHPKRERAEAMARHGAIDAFLHSGFERLRESMRHVSDVERIAARTALRQVRPRELTGLRATLQTLPQLMSTLPAGSPLIDELSAGLAASPHIEELLRRAIAEEPAVLMRDGGVIATGFDTELDELRGIQENCDAFLLDLETRERARTGIANLRVQYNKVHGFYIEVTQGQVDKVPMDYQRRQTLKNAERYITPELKAFEDKALSANERALAREKYLYELVIDQLNEELATLTRLGRSLASLDALAALAERSASLGWCRPEFVNQPCIDITAGRHPVVEMRLRETGAGEFMANDCRLDARTRMLVITGPNMGGKSTFMRQVALIALLAAIGSHVPAKACRLGPVDAIHTRIGAADDLANAQSTFMLEMTEAAAILHGATDASLVLMDEIGRGTSTFDGLALAGAIASHLHDRCKAFTLFATHYFELTEFPTKHSQAANCHVGAVESGDDIVFLHEIQPGPASRSYGVQVARLAGMPSSLVRQARATLEALESKAGEAEAQIDLFAAPPPENPVAVAAETSALYEAVQDLDPDSLTPREALEALYRLKNLAKQ